The following are encoded in a window of Psychrobacter sp. P11F6 genomic DNA:
- the pgsA gene encoding CDP-diacylglycerol--glycerol-3-phosphate 3-phosphatidyltransferase, with the protein MTENTHLHTQEPQNTKSIFNLPNNLTIARILMIPLFVAIAYWPPAMGIGMPAISDNVIARVGMSEFSDSLLRHLLLTSVFIIAAITDWLDGYFARKLNVMSAFGRFLDPVADKLMVAAALIILVQWHPNIIMAIAAIVIISREIAVSALREWMAELGKSTSVAVSYVGKLKTTFQMVAITVLLLNWESLETIGYVLMVAAVILTLWSMMIYLKAAWPYLKQSG; encoded by the coding sequence ATGACTGAGAATACGCATTTGCATACGCAGGAGCCGCAAAATACCAAGAGTATTTTTAATTTGCCTAATAACCTTACTATCGCGCGGATTTTAATGATTCCGCTATTTGTCGCGATTGCTTATTGGCCACCTGCTATGGGGATTGGCATGCCTGCCATCTCAGACAATGTGATTGCGCGGGTCGGCATGAGCGAATTTAGTGATAGCTTGTTACGCCATTTACTTTTGACTAGCGTTTTTATTATTGCAGCGATTACTGATTGGCTTGATGGATATTTTGCCCGTAAGCTTAATGTTATGTCAGCCTTCGGTCGTTTTTTAGACCCCGTCGCTGATAAGTTAATGGTGGCGGCGGCGCTTATTATCTTGGTGCAATGGCATCCCAATATTATTATGGCAATCGCCGCGATTGTGATTATCTCGCGCGAAATTGCGGTGTCAGCGCTACGTGAATGGATGGCAGAGCTGGGCAAAAGTACCAGTGTGGCAGTGTCGTATGTCGGCAAGCTAAAAACGACGTTTCAAATGGTTGCCATCACGGTGTTATTGCTCAATTGGGAATCGCTCGAAACGATCGGTTATGTGCTGATGGTTGCTGCTGTTATTTTGACACTATGGTCGATGATGATTTATCTCAAAGCGGCTTGGCCGTACCTAAAGCAAAGCGGGTAA
- a CDS encoding pyridoxamine 5'-phosphate oxidase family protein has protein sequence MSRQDHINKVQELVKDIKFAMMTTRTHEGHLHACPMTTSETSIGAKEIWFIGDKSTETVSDIEKDPQVNLAYVSQDAKSYVSINGKAELVEDQEKLDELWSPIYNAFYEQGKEDPNVQLIKVVPHGAEYWLSGSSVVNMFKMTTAAVMDGKKATNLGENNSVTL, from the coding sequence ATGAGTAGACAAGACCACATCAATAAAGTGCAAGAATTGGTAAAAGACATCAAGTTTGCCATGATGACAACTCGTACTCACGAAGGCCATCTGCATGCCTGCCCAATGACAACGAGCGAGACGAGCATCGGTGCAAAAGAGATTTGGTTCATCGGTGACAAGAGTACCGAAACCGTCAGCGACATTGAGAAAGATCCGCAAGTAAACTTGGCTTATGTCAGTCAAGATGCCAAAAGCTATGTCTCAATTAATGGTAAAGCGGAACTGGTCGAAGACCAAGAGAAATTAGACGAGCTATGGTCGCCGATCTACAATGCTTTTTATGAGCAAGGTAAAGAAGATCCAAATGTACAACTGATTAAAGTCGTACCACATGGCGCAGAGTACTGGCTCAGTGGTAGCTCAGTCGTCAATATGTTTAAGATGACTACTGCTGCTGTAATGGATGGCAAAAAAGCGACTAATTTGGGCGAAAATAACTCTGTGACGTTATAA
- the purL gene encoding phosphoribosylformylglycinamidine synthase — MMTIAGQPFLTDFQTQQLISQFQQKTELNVSQIHTQQVYVLSRELEGDEHKKALDLLAVDSSTVLEAPKSNQLQVIVGPRFGTISPWASKATDIFNNCEIAINRVERVVVYTLTIDGEVSEKLSTAAEQVLFDRMTQSLVYDLSDVSKLFDDQAPASLNHIDVIGQGQSALEAANTQFGFALSSEDIDYLMNAYVNELKRNPTDVELMMFAQANSEHCRHKIFNAEWTIDGEVQPKSLFQMIKNTYKANPQGILSAYKDNAAVMAGSEGMRFYPIPTDAMDANSIHPYDFHQEEIDILMKVETHNHPTAIAPYSGAATGAGGEIRDEGATGRGGKPKAGLTGFHVSHLHIPELAEKWEQSGQLSTQAYGTPDRMATSLEIMTEAPLGSANFSNEFGRPNLCGYFRSFQLDTSAAKDGSEMRGYHKPIMLAGGYGNIKRNLIEKNTIQQGDLLIVLGGPAMQIGLGGGAASSVDSGSLDEGLDFASVQRDNAEMERRCQEVLDRCWALAGNDVDVSNNSKDGNPIVSLHDVGAGGISNAMPELVNDHEMGAILNLRKVPSLEAGMSPMAIWSNEAQERYVLAIRPESETQFDAICARERCPYAILGTATDVRQLVVDDTLLAEQPVDMPMQVLLGGTPKMKRSFERHDSSLPALELGEVNLAESIKDVLRHPTVASKSFLISIGDRSITGMVVRDQYVGRYQVPVSDCAVTASGLIALDGQVMSGEAMSIGERTPVALISPQASARLAIGEAITNIAGARIAQLSDITMSANWMAACGDDAEDAALFDAVYTVGEELCPALGIAIPVGKDSLSMRANWTDSSEAGETDKSVVSPMSLVITAFAPVVDVAKTLTPELINGDSAFYRIDLSKGKLRLGGSILAQTLSQLGNDCPDLAQPSDLVDFFNFVQAGNEQGVISAYHDIGDGGLLATIAEMQFTSRQGIKLSLTDDNLLGQLFSEELGAVIQVLPENVAALMQLAEEFNIADMLSLVGQSSEEDSLLIQTPTLMGDDTLRFSRTELQQAWTQVSYQIARRRDNPACVQQEYDLIADASHQGLIAAPNFDLNQKVEEPYLNSRENKPRVAILREQGVNGQTEMAAGFTQAGFEAVDVHMSDLLNGRINLRDFDGLVACGGFSYGDVLGAGSGWANSILFHDELRMQFVRFFARPETFSLGVCNGCQMMAQLKDLIPGADNFPRFIANKSARFEARTVNVKIERTKSILFKGMQDSILPIAVAHGEGYATLDNTEIDGMAKHGQLAMRYVDSQGHPTETYPLNPNGSVGGVTGLCSTDGRVTIMMPHPERNLKAYNHSWKPEEWDEDGAWMRMFRNARAWLR; from the coding sequence ATGATGACCATCGCCGGACAACCGTTTCTTACCGATTTTCAGACGCAGCAACTCATCAGTCAGTTCCAGCAAAAAACCGAGCTAAATGTCAGCCAAATCCATACCCAGCAAGTGTATGTGTTATCACGAGAACTAGAAGGTGATGAGCATAAAAAAGCGCTAGACTTACTTGCTGTCGATAGTAGCACTGTCCTTGAAGCCCCAAAAAGCAATCAATTACAAGTCATCGTAGGTCCACGTTTTGGCACGATTTCGCCATGGGCAAGTAAAGCGACCGATATCTTTAATAACTGTGAAATTGCGATCAATCGCGTTGAGCGTGTCGTTGTCTATACCCTAACAATCGATGGTGAAGTCAGTGAAAAGCTATCTACTGCCGCTGAGCAGGTGTTGTTTGACCGTATGACGCAGAGCTTGGTCTATGACTTGAGCGATGTCAGTAAATTGTTCGACGATCAAGCGCCAGCATCACTGAATCATATCGATGTTATTGGACAAGGTCAGTCAGCGTTAGAAGCAGCCAACACCCAGTTTGGTTTTGCATTATCTAGCGAAGACATCGACTATCTGATGAATGCTTATGTCAATGAGCTAAAACGCAATCCAACGGACGTTGAGCTGATGATGTTTGCACAGGCAAACTCAGAGCATTGCCGTCATAAAATCTTTAACGCTGAATGGACAATTGATGGTGAAGTTCAGCCAAAGTCACTGTTCCAAATGATTAAGAACACTTATAAAGCCAATCCACAAGGTATCTTGTCAGCGTATAAAGACAATGCCGCGGTAATGGCAGGTTCTGAGGGTATGCGTTTTTATCCAATTCCTACCGACGCGATGGATGCCAATTCAATTCATCCTTATGACTTTCATCAAGAAGAAATCGATATTTTAATGAAAGTCGAAACCCATAACCATCCAACAGCGATTGCCCCTTATTCTGGTGCAGCGACAGGTGCGGGCGGTGAGATTCGTGATGAAGGCGCGACTGGTCGTGGCGGTAAGCCAAAAGCAGGTCTGACAGGTTTTCACGTATCACATTTGCATATCCCAGAGCTCGCTGAGAAATGGGAGCAGTCAGGTCAATTGAGTACTCAGGCTTATGGCACGCCAGATCGTATGGCAACCAGTCTTGAGATTATGACCGAAGCACCACTCGGTTCAGCCAACTTCTCAAACGAGTTTGGTCGTCCTAATCTATGCGGTTATTTCCGTAGTTTTCAGCTTGATACCTCAGCGGCAAAAGATGGCAGCGAGATGCGCGGCTATCATAAGCCAATCATGCTGGCAGGTGGTTACGGCAATATCAAGCGCAACCTCATTGAAAAAAATACCATTCAACAAGGTGATTTATTAATCGTCCTTGGTGGCCCTGCCATGCAAATTGGTCTAGGCGGTGGAGCAGCATCTTCGGTCGATAGTGGTTCACTTGATGAAGGCTTGGACTTTGCCTCAGTTCAGCGTGACAATGCTGAAATGGAGCGTCGCTGCCAAGAAGTCTTAGATCGCTGCTGGGCACTAGCGGGCAACGATGTCGATGTGAGTAACAACAGTAAAGATGGTAACCCAATTGTCTCACTACATGATGTAGGGGCGGGCGGTATCTCTAATGCAATGCCTGAACTGGTCAATGACCACGAGATGGGTGCGATACTAAATCTGCGTAAAGTTCCATCGTTAGAAGCCGGCATGTCACCAATGGCCATCTGGTCAAACGAAGCGCAAGAGCGTTATGTCCTTGCGATTCGTCCAGAAAGCGAAACCCAATTCGATGCCATCTGCGCGCGTGAGCGTTGCCCGTATGCCATCTTGGGAACAGCCACCGATGTGCGTCAGCTGGTCGTTGATGATACCTTGCTCGCTGAGCAGCCAGTTGATATGCCAATGCAAGTATTGCTCGGTGGCACGCCAAAGATGAAGCGTAGCTTTGAGCGTCATGACAGCAGCTTACCTGCATTAGAGTTAGGCGAAGTCAATTTAGCTGAGTCTATCAAAGACGTGTTGCGTCACCCAACGGTCGCTAGCAAATCATTCTTGATCAGCATTGGTGATCGTTCTATCACGGGTATGGTCGTGCGTGATCAGTATGTGGGTCGCTATCAAGTGCCAGTATCTGATTGTGCAGTGACAGCGTCAGGCTTGATTGCGCTTGATGGTCAGGTGATGAGCGGTGAAGCCATGAGTATCGGTGAGCGTACACCAGTTGCTCTCATCAGCCCACAAGCGTCAGCACGACTAGCCATTGGTGAAGCGATTACCAACATCGCTGGTGCGCGCATTGCTCAGTTGTCTGATATTACGATGTCAGCGAACTGGATGGCAGCGTGTGGTGATGATGCAGAAGATGCAGCATTGTTCGACGCGGTATATACCGTCGGTGAAGAGCTGTGCCCAGCATTGGGTATCGCTATTCCAGTCGGTAAAGATTCGCTATCGATGCGTGCCAACTGGACTGACAGCAGTGAAGCAGGTGAGACGGATAAATCAGTCGTGTCACCAATGAGCCTTGTGATTACTGCCTTTGCTCCTGTGGTTGATGTGGCAAAAACGCTAACCCCTGAGCTAATCAATGGCGACAGCGCGTTCTACCGTATTGATTTGTCTAAAGGCAAGCTACGTCTAGGCGGTTCAATCCTTGCGCAAACGCTTAGCCAATTGGGTAACGATTGCCCAGATTTGGCACAGCCAAGCGACTTGGTCGACTTCTTTAACTTTGTCCAAGCGGGCAACGAGCAAGGCGTCATCAGCGCCTATCACGATATCGGTGATGGTGGTCTATTGGCAACTATCGCTGAGATGCAGTTCACCAGCCGTCAAGGCATCAAGCTGTCATTGACAGATGATAACTTACTAGGTCAGCTGTTCAGTGAAGAGTTGGGTGCGGTCATCCAAGTATTGCCAGAAAACGTCGCGGCTCTAATGCAATTGGCAGAAGAGTTTAACATTGCTGATATGCTCAGCCTCGTTGGTCAAAGCTCGGAAGAAGACAGCTTACTTATCCAAACGCCAACGCTCATGGGTGATGACACCCTACGCTTTAGCCGTACTGAATTGCAGCAAGCGTGGACTCAGGTCAGCTATCAAATCGCGCGTCGCCGTGATAACCCAGCGTGCGTACAGCAAGAGTATGACTTAATCGCTGATGCAAGCCATCAAGGCCTGATCGCTGCTCCAAACTTTGATTTGAACCAAAAAGTTGAAGAGCCATATCTAAATAGTCGCGAGAATAAGCCAAGAGTCGCTATCTTGCGCGAGCAAGGCGTCAACGGTCAGACGGAAATGGCAGCAGGCTTTACCCAAGCTGGCTTTGAAGCGGTCGATGTACACATGAGCGATCTGCTGAATGGTCGTATCAATCTACGTGACTTCGATGGTTTAGTCGCTTGTGGTGGCTTTAGTTATGGTGATGTACTGGGCGCTGGCTCTGGCTGGGCAAACTCTATCTTGTTCCATGACGAGTTACGCATGCAGTTTGTCCGCTTTTTTGCCCGTCCTGAGACCTTCTCACTAGGCGTCTGTAACGGTTGTCAGATGATGGCTCAGTTAAAAGACCTCATCCCAGGTGCGGACAACTTCCCACGCTTCATCGCCAATAAATCCGCTCGTTTTGAAGCGCGTACGGTCAATGTGAAAATCGAGCGTACCAAGTCTATCCTGTTCAAAGGTATGCAGGATAGCATCTTGCCAATCGCTGTGGCGCATGGTGAAGGCTATGCCACGCTAGACAACACAGAGATTGACGGTATGGCCAAACACGGTCAGCTTGCGATGCGTTATGTCGATAGCCAAGGTCATCCAACTGAGACGTATCCGCTCAATCCAAACGGTTCGGTCGGCGGTGTCACGGGTCTGTGTAGCACCGATGGTCGCGTGACGATCATGATGCCGCATCCTGAGCGTAACCTAAAAGCCTATAACCACAGCTGGAAACCAGAAGAGTGGGACGAGGACGGCGCGTGGATGCGTATGTTCCGTAACGCTCGTGCTTGGTTGCGCTAG
- a CDS encoding Panacea domain-containing protein, producing MKYSAIAIANAFIEQANNGKINNLTPMKLQKLMFFAQSWHLKSTNMPLFDGNFERWQYGPVLPEIYHEFKKFGYRSIHELGSNMWNEFHKIDTYDYQVTEFLKQIVDAYGNYTGTELSWMTHQPETAWSNGQLGTIINSQDMINGKV from the coding sequence ATGAAATATTCAGCAATTGCAATTGCAAATGCTTTTATTGAACAAGCTAATAATGGAAAAATTAATAACTTAACTCCTATGAAGCTGCAAAAGTTAATGTTTTTCGCTCAATCATGGCATTTGAAATCAACTAATATGCCACTATTTGATGGTAACTTCGAACGCTGGCAGTATGGTCCTGTTTTACCCGAAATTTATCATGAGTTTAAGAAGTTTGGTTATAGAAGTATTCATGAACTTGGTTCTAATATGTGGAACGAGTTTCATAAGATAGATACTTATGACTATCAAGTGACTGAATTCCTAAAACAAATAGTTGATGCCTATGGCAACTATACTGGAACTGAATTATCTTGGATGACACATCAGCCAGAAACTGCGTGGTCGAATGGGCAATTAGGTACGATTATCAATTCGCAAGATATGATTAACGGTAAAGTATGA
- a CDS encoding RelA/SpoT domain-containing protein — MLDIKTTFNNVEESGISKDVPLSFPISNSDVTRAGDVIRSCMESSNLDTKREEEFTNALLILRKYRENHAPCLKIFSNLLKEKLERLEVDKESIVGSRTKRLESISMKLVRLPSTRLSQMEDIVGIRVTLPNMQAVERFINDREICEIYNSDHIENEARTNNYISRPKPDGYRGIHQIFKCKVDNKIFRLELQIRTKVQHEWATIVEILGSLYKASFKAGEGDKRYLRFLELTSVLFSIEENAPVISNYAELTSTEICTKLIALDKELKVIEKLKSVNSINLLEKSPEAKYYLIQLDLESRETRVLHYFDGKKANENYYRLEKTYKGSDKFDVVLVSVDDVNKIEEAYPNYFLDSDSFINRYNKLLAKYS, encoded by the coding sequence ATGTTAGATATAAAGACAACTTTTAATAACGTTGAAGAGAGTGGCATCAGTAAGGATGTACCACTCTCTTTTCCTATCTCTAATTCAGATGTAACAAGGGCTGGAGACGTTATACGTTCTTGTATGGAAAGTTCAAATCTAGATACTAAAAGAGAAGAAGAGTTTACAAACGCATTACTTATACTTAGAAAATATCGAGAAAATCATGCACCTTGTCTTAAGATATTTTCAAATCTATTAAAAGAGAAGTTGGAAAGATTAGAGGTTGATAAGGAAAGTATTGTTGGTTCTCGCACGAAAAGGTTAGAATCAATTTCCATGAAATTAGTTCGACTTCCTTCAACTAGACTTTCTCAAATGGAAGATATAGTGGGAATCAGAGTTACTTTACCTAATATGCAAGCAGTTGAGCGTTTTATTAATGATAGAGAAATATGTGAAATATATAACTCAGATCATATTGAGAATGAAGCAAGGACAAATAACTATATAAGTAGACCCAAACCTGATGGCTATAGGGGTATACACCAGATTTTTAAGTGTAAGGTCGATAATAAGATTTTTCGACTGGAACTACAGATCCGCACGAAGGTACAACATGAGTGGGCTACAATTGTAGAGATACTTGGTTCTCTATATAAAGCTTCATTTAAAGCAGGAGAAGGAGATAAAAGGTACTTAAGGTTTCTTGAACTAACAAGTGTGTTATTTTCTATTGAAGAAAATGCTCCTGTTATTTCTAATTATGCAGAATTAACTTCGACAGAAATATGTACTAAATTAATTGCACTTGATAAAGAATTAAAAGTTATTGAAAAGCTAAAAAGTGTCAATTCTATTAATTTATTAGAAAAAAGTCCTGAGGCTAAGTATTATCTAATCCAGTTAGACTTAGAGTCTCGTGAGACCAGAGTGCTGCATTATTTTGACGGTAAAAAAGCAAATGAAAATTACTATCGGTTAGAGAAGACTTACAAAGGCAGTGATAAATTTGATGTTGTTTTGGTCTCGGTTGATGATGTTAATAAAATTGAAGAAGCTTATCCAAATTATTTCCTAGATAGTGATAGTTTTATCAATAGATATAACAAGCTTTTAGCGAAATACTCATAG
- the tdh gene encoding L-threonine 3-dehydrogenase translates to MKALVKAHAKKGIWMQDVPEPTVGINDVKIKIKKTAICGTDLHIYKWDEWSEKTIKTPMIIGHEYVGIISEMGDGVKHFEVGDRVTGEGHIACGHCRNCRRGKLHVCENTIGVGVDRDGAFAEYLVIPADNAMKLDERISDEMAAIMDPFGNATHTALSFPVLGEDVLITGAGLIGSMATAICRFAGARNIVVSDISDYRLELAKKMGATMTINPAKGETIEGAIAELKMHGFDIGLEMSGSPQAFDSMISNMYNGSKISLLGILPNTTTVDWSKIIFKALTLKGIYGREMWETWYQMEQMLISGIDLSPIITHRMHIDDFQEGFDIMESGQCGKVILSWD, encoded by the coding sequence ATGAAAGCACTGGTTAAAGCCCATGCCAAGAAAGGCATCTGGATGCAAGACGTGCCAGAACCTACAGTCGGCATCAATGACGTTAAAATTAAAATTAAAAAAACCGCCATTTGCGGTACAGATTTGCACATTTATAAGTGGGATGAGTGGTCAGAAAAAACCATAAAGACGCCGATGATTATCGGACATGAATACGTCGGTATCATTAGTGAAATGGGCGATGGCGTGAAGCATTTTGAAGTGGGTGACCGAGTCACAGGCGAAGGACATATCGCTTGCGGGCATTGCCGTAACTGCCGCCGTGGCAAGCTACATGTGTGCGAAAACACCATCGGCGTGGGCGTCGACCGCGATGGCGCGTTTGCCGAATATTTGGTGATACCTGCCGATAATGCTATGAAACTCGATGAGCGTATCAGCGATGAGATGGCAGCCATCATGGACCCCTTTGGCAATGCCACGCATACCGCCCTTTCATTTCCCGTCCTTGGTGAGGATGTACTGATTACGGGTGCGGGACTGATTGGTTCTATGGCAACAGCGATTTGCCGCTTCGCAGGGGCGCGTAATATTGTGGTCAGTGATATCAGTGATTATCGCTTGGAACTTGCCAAAAAAATGGGCGCGACGATGACCATCAACCCAGCCAAAGGTGAAACCATCGAAGGCGCCATTGCTGAGTTAAAAATGCACGGCTTTGATATTGGGCTTGAGATGTCAGGCTCGCCTCAGGCCTTTGATTCGATGATTAGTAACATGTATAACGGCTCTAAAATCTCTCTCTTGGGCATTTTGCCTAACACCACCACTGTGGATTGGAGCAAGATTATTTTTAAGGCGCTAACCCTAAAAGGTATTTATGGCCGTGAGATGTGGGAGACGTGGTATCAGATGGAGCAAATGCTGATCAGCGGTATTGATCTCTCGCCCATCATTACCCATCGCATGCACATTGATGACTTTCAGGAAGGCTTTGATATCATGGAAAGTGGACAATGCGGTAAGGTGATTTTAAGCTGGGATTGA
- the kbl gene encoding glycine C-acetyltransferase, which yields MYQDFQKHLQQEISDIRAAGLYKTERVITSPQDALIKIADGREMLNFCANNYLGLSDHPEIKKAAIGAIENSGYGMSSVRFICGTQDLHKQLEAAISKFFNTEDTILYAACFDANGGAFEPLLTGEDAIISDSLNHASIIDGVRLCKAARYRYANADMQDLETQLQAAQAQRFRLIVTDGVFSMDGNVAPMDEIYALAQKYDAMVMIDESHSAGVVGHTGGGVTELFNLRGDIELITGTLGKAFGGAIGGFTTGKKEIVEMLRQRSRPYLFSNSIPPMVAAAGVKAFEMLSQDNTLQDKLHENTAYFVKKMQDAGFDIKPTASAICAVMLYDANVSQQMADALLKEGIYVIGFFYPVVPKDEARIRVQLSAAHTREQLDKCIAAFIKVAKQMKVID from the coding sequence ATGTATCAAGACTTTCAGAAACACCTACAACAAGAAATCAGTGATATACGCGCAGCAGGACTGTATAAAACCGAGCGCGTGATCACCTCTCCGCAAGATGCACTCATCAAGATCGCGGATGGCCGTGAGATGCTTAACTTCTGTGCCAATAATTACCTTGGATTGTCTGACCACCCTGAGATTAAAAAGGCGGCTATCGGGGCTATAGAAAACTCAGGTTATGGCATGTCATCGGTGCGTTTTATTTGTGGTACGCAAGATTTGCATAAGCAATTAGAGGCGGCGATTTCTAAGTTTTTTAATACCGAAGATACGATTCTTTATGCGGCCTGTTTCGATGCCAATGGCGGTGCCTTTGAGCCACTGCTGACCGGCGAGGATGCCATTATTTCTGATTCGTTAAATCATGCCTCAATCATCGACGGTGTGCGCCTGTGTAAAGCGGCTCGTTATCGTTATGCCAATGCAGATATGCAAGATTTAGAGACGCAATTGCAAGCGGCGCAAGCACAGCGTTTTCGTTTGATTGTCACCGATGGTGTGTTTTCAATGGATGGTAATGTCGCGCCAATGGATGAGATTTATGCGTTGGCACAAAAATATGATGCCATGGTGATGATTGATGAGTCACATTCAGCAGGCGTGGTCGGTCACACTGGTGGCGGCGTGACTGAATTGTTCAACCTACGTGGTGATATTGAGCTTATCACTGGTACCTTGGGCAAGGCGTTTGGCGGTGCTATTGGCGGCTTTACCACGGGTAAAAAAGAAATCGTTGAGATGTTGCGTCAGCGCTCACGCCCGTATCTGTTTTCAAACTCCATTCCTCCTATGGTGGCGGCAGCTGGGGTAAAAGCGTTTGAAATGCTATCGCAAGACAATACCCTACAAGATAAATTGCATGAAAATACTGCCTATTTTGTCAAAAAAATGCAAGATGCAGGCTTCGATATCAAGCCCACTGCATCGGCAATTTGTGCGGTTATGCTTTATGATGCCAATGTCTCACAGCAAATGGCAGACGCACTGCTGAAAGAAGGCATTTATGTGATTGGCTTCTTTTACCCTGTCGTACCCAAAGATGAGGCTCGCATCCGTGTCCAACTCTCTGCCGCCCATACTCGCGAGCAGCTAGACAAGTGTATCGCCGCCTTTATCAAAGTCGCCAAGCAAATGAAGGTGATTGATTAA
- a CDS encoding pyridoxine 5'-phosphate synthase → MSTLFSVNLNKLALIRNSRGTDYPNLLYFVKKLIDLGVKGFTVHPRPDERHIRYQDVYDISAFLKDYPEIEFNIEGNPNEQFLKIIREVKPHQCTLVPDSDDQLTSDHGFDIIKHHEFLSTLSKELQAFGTRCAVFIDPDIEQIKAVIESEVQTIEMYTEEWARAYSNGKSDDNIDFDEVKQRFSDCINLANQNGIRVNAGHDLNLDNLADLLALSDIAEVSIGHAFTIESLEQGMDNVVRQYLKICG, encoded by the coding sequence ATGAGCACATTGTTTAGCGTAAATTTGAATAAATTGGCTTTGATCCGTAACTCTCGCGGTACTGACTACCCTAACTTGCTGTACTTTGTGAAAAAGCTGATTGACCTAGGTGTCAAAGGCTTTACCGTACACCCGAGACCCGATGAGCGTCATATCAGATACCAAGATGTCTATGATATCAGTGCATTCTTAAAGGACTATCCAGAGATTGAGTTCAATATCGAAGGCAATCCAAATGAGCAGTTCTTAAAGATTATCCGTGAAGTAAAGCCGCATCAATGTACGCTCGTGCCAGACAGTGATGATCAGCTGACCTCCGATCATGGCTTTGATATCATCAAACATCATGAGTTTTTATCGACACTAAGCAAAGAGCTGCAAGCATTCGGTACGCGCTGTGCGGTGTTCATCGACCCTGATATCGAACAAATCAAAGCGGTCATCGAGAGCGAGGTACAAACGATCGAGATGTATACCGAAGAATGGGCACGCGCCTACAGTAATGGTAAGAGCGATGACAATATTGATTTCGATGAAGTCAAGCAACGCTTTAGCGACTGTATTAATCTAGCCAATCAAAACGGTATCCGCGTCAATGCGGGTCATGATTTGAATTTGGATAATTTGGCTGATTTGCTCGCGCTTAGTGATATCGCTGAGGTGTCGATTGGTCATGCATTTACGATTGAATCGCTGGAGCAAGGCATGGATAATGTCGTGCGTCAGTATTTGAAGATTTGTGGTTAA
- a CDS encoding N-acetylmuramoyl-L-alanine amidase, which translates to MVKNIFLAFGLTLPLIGCVTTTSPVATTKSYIVDSKTYQATGKSERIKTIVLHYTVSDNDRSIKTLTTGKVSAHYLVLDNDDDKIYNLVPENERAWHAGDGGFAGRTILNDTSIGIEIVNAGIAPEYKDALKDGKLAYHPYDHYVAFNEWQIKKVAELVQDITARYDISPKNIIGHSDMTPSRKIDPGAKFPWEQLYNKYGIGAWYDDADKLAFMDTNAFAAATIPELKQQFRDYGYQVNSSDEWDKASRDVVYAFQLHFRPRNPIGTVDLETYAILKALNKKYADTNDFY; encoded by the coding sequence ATGGTAAAAAACATCTTCTTAGCATTTGGCTTAACACTGCCCTTGATTGGCTGCGTGACCACGACCTCTCCAGTAGCGACCACCAAGAGCTACATCGTGGACAGTAAAACCTACCAAGCCACTGGCAAAAGCGAACGCATCAAAACCATTGTGCTGCACTATACGGTGTCAGATAATGACCGATCCATCAAAACACTGACCACAGGCAAGGTCAGCGCGCACTATTTAGTGTTAGATAATGACGATGATAAAATTTATAATCTAGTCCCAGAAAACGAGCGAGCTTGGCATGCAGGTGATGGTGGCTTTGCAGGTAGAACTATCTTAAACGATACCTCTATCGGCATAGAAATCGTCAATGCAGGAATTGCACCTGAATATAAAGATGCTCTAAAAGACGGCAAGTTGGCGTATCATCCTTATGACCATTATGTCGCCTTTAATGAGTGGCAGATTAAAAAGGTCGCGGAGTTAGTGCAAGATATCACCGCCAGATATGACATCTCACCAAAGAATATCATCGGCCATTCTGATATGACACCCTCACGTAAAATAGACCCCGGTGCAAAGTTCCCTTGGGAGCAGCTGTATAATAAATACGGCATCGGCGCTTGGTATGATGACGCTGATAAGCTTGCTTTTATGGATACAAACGCATTTGCAGCGGCCACGATACCTGAGCTTAAGCAGCAATTTCGTGATTATGGCTATCAGGTTAACAGTAGCGACGAGTGGGATAAAGCCAGTCGTGATGTCGTCTATGCGTTTCAGCTGCACTTTAGACCCCGTAACCCAATAGGAACGGTAGACTTAGAGACTTATGCTATTTTAAAGGCATTGAATAAGAAGTATGCTGATACCAACGATTTTTATTAA